One Spirochaeta africana DSM 8902 genomic window carries:
- a CDS encoding aminopeptidase P family protein gives MNKQAIQERLDGLRAAMREAGLAAWVVFSTDPHMSEYVPQRWQARAWLSGFDGSAGTLVVTAEAGAASGGTVGGRAALWTDGRYYLQADEQLADTGIELMREGEADTPDMAGFLADVLGGDAQAMRERVAVGTAADCVSLAQARGLAGRLAAAGMELVPGADLLDRVWRDRPGVPQGAVTAFPADAAGESRAERLAGFRAALGMGAGGAAAGAGAGAAGSARGDAGRGAGTVSQAGAAGGTARGTGGAAGAAKGAPIAAGSAASGARVDGALVASLDDLAYLLLLRGDDVAYNPVSVGYALIEQDRVRVYLPAGKHASAGFLLADGIELREYEDIAHDLGMLPDGYRLLIDPARTNTGLLRELGEGVQLRERALPSVAMKARKNPVEVARIREAMRIDGAAMVRFLRWITQHPAVETLDELGAARELQRLRAEHPQYRGDSFPAIAGFGPHGAVVHYSVTEESSLPFSRDGLFLIDSGAHYDCGTTDITRVVCWDLPGEATGEVPARDGEGSETASARQAAGGEVAAAPVADAPGVVGAAGAAGAAAGGFATDADPSAQGDRMRRQMRRDYTLVLKGHIALARARFPAGTRGLQLDTLARAPLWQHGLDYRHGTGHGVGYCLPVHEGPQSISTRFIDVALEPGMLSSNEPGLYRDGEYGIRLENLILTVASGEDNQPPAAAGGGFLEFETLTLCPFERRLIEVSLLSPDEIEWLDSYHARVERELAPLLDGADREYLTAACAPLKRGSE, from the coding sequence GTGAACAAGCAAGCGATACAGGAACGGTTGGATGGGCTGCGTGCGGCGATGCGCGAGGCCGGGCTGGCGGCGTGGGTGGTGTTCAGTACCGACCCGCACATGAGCGAGTATGTGCCGCAGCGGTGGCAGGCGCGTGCCTGGCTGTCGGGGTTCGATGGTTCGGCGGGTACGCTGGTGGTTACCGCCGAGGCTGGTGCGGCGAGCGGGGGCACTGTCGGGGGGCGCGCGGCGCTGTGGACCGATGGGCGCTATTACCTGCAGGCGGACGAGCAGCTGGCGGATACCGGGATAGAGCTGATGCGCGAGGGCGAGGCGGATACCCCTGATATGGCGGGGTTTCTGGCGGATGTCCTGGGGGGGGATGCGCAAGCGATGCGTGAGCGGGTGGCTGTCGGTACGGCGGCAGACTGCGTATCGCTGGCGCAGGCGCGGGGGCTGGCCGGCAGGCTGGCGGCGGCCGGGATGGAGCTGGTGCCGGGGGCGGATCTGCTGGACCGGGTCTGGCGTGATCGGCCGGGGGTACCGCAGGGTGCGGTGACCGCGTTTCCGGCTGATGCCGCCGGCGAGAGCCGCGCGGAGCGGCTGGCAGGCTTCCGTGCAGCGCTGGGCATGGGCGCGGGTGGAGCTGCGGCTGGAGCCGGCGCGGGGGCCGCCGGTTCGGCGCGTGGAGACGCAGGGCGTGGCGCCGGTACGGTAAGTCAAGCCGGCGCGGCGGGCGGTACGGCGAGAGGCACGGGCGGTGCGGCTGGCGCGGCGAAGGGCGCGCCGATAGCTGCGGGCAGTGCGGCCAGCGGGGCGCGTGTGGATGGTGCGCTGGTGGCCAGCCTGGATGATCTGGCCTACCTGCTGCTGCTGCGCGGGGATGATGTCGCCTACAACCCGGTGTCGGTGGGGTATGCCCTGATCGAGCAGGATCGGGTGCGGGTGTATCTGCCGGCCGGCAAGCATGCGTCTGCCGGTTTTTTGCTGGCTGACGGGATCGAGCTGCGCGAGTATGAGGACATTGCACACGACCTGGGGATGCTCCCGGACGGGTACCGGCTGCTGATCGATCCGGCACGGACCAACACCGGGCTGCTGCGCGAGCTGGGCGAGGGGGTTCAGCTGCGCGAGCGGGCGCTGCCGAGCGTGGCGATGAAGGCACGCAAGAATCCGGTGGAGGTAGCACGGATTCGCGAGGCGATGCGGATAGACGGGGCAGCGATGGTGCGGTTTTTGCGCTGGATCACCCAGCATCCGGCGGTGGAAACCCTGGACGAGCTGGGTGCTGCCCGCGAGCTGCAGCGGCTGCGGGCCGAACATCCGCAGTATCGCGGTGACTCGTTTCCGGCGATCGCCGGGTTTGGGCCGCACGGGGCGGTGGTGCATTACTCGGTGACCGAGGAATCCTCGCTGCCCTTCAGCCGCGACGGGCTGTTTCTGATCGACAGCGGGGCGCATTACGACTGCGGCACCACCGACATCACCCGGGTTGTCTGCTGGGATCTGCCGGGGGAGGCTACTGGTGAGGTGCCGGCGCGAGACGGCGAGGGTAGCGAGACGGCCAGCGCACGGCAAGCCGCGGGCGGTGAGGTAGCTGCTGCGCCGGTGGCGGATGCGCCGGGTGTAGTAGGTGCGGCAGGCGCTGCAGGCGCGGCGGCTGGTGGGTTCGCAACGGACGCCGATCCCTCGGCGCAAGGCGACCGGATGCGCCGGCAGATGCGGCGCGACTACACCCTGGTACTGAAGGGGCATATCGCTCTGGCGCGGGCGCGGTTTCCGGCAGGAACCCGCGGGCTTCAGCTGGATACCCTGGCGCGAGCCCCGCTGTGGCAGCATGGGCTGGATTATCGGCACGGGACCGGGCACGGGGTGGGCTACTGCCTGCCGGTGCATGAGGGGCCGCAGTCGATCAGTACCCGGTTCATCGATGTGGCGCTGGAGCCGGGGATGCTGTCCAGCAATGAGCCGGGGCTGTATCGCGACGGCGAGTACGGTATCCGGCTGGAGAACCTGATCCTGACGGTAGCATCGGGTGAGGACAATCAGCCGCCTGCCGCAGCCGGCGGAGGGTTCCTGGAGTTCGAGACTCTGACCCTGTGTCCCTTCGAACGTCGGCTGATCGAGGTGTCATTGCTGAGTCCGGACGAGATTGAGTGGCTTGATAGCTACCATGCACGGGTCGAGCGCGAGCTGGCGCCGCTGCTGGATGGCGCGGACAGGGAGTATCTGACAGCGGCCTGCGCGCCGCTGAAGCGGGGGAGTGAATGA
- a CDS encoding 5-(carboxyamino)imidazole ribonucleotide synthase codes for MSVNQNGSTGAGNSSAYRPGKTLGIVGGGQLGRMLLPEARRLGLRVAVYSGSPDDPAVGGADVFVQGSLTDADGIAAFARECDYLTIEIEHVSLAGLQRAEEAGCRVFPPSSALATVQDKLAQRRCFEGLPQPRFAELPDFRPDDEPAWRAEVLSRAQEFGFPVVQKTRRGGYDGRGVAVLRSPEDVTDTDGRLLCADSYLEDFVALRMELGVLVARSAAGAGAGVAGAGGDGTGAAMEAATDEAAGAGADGASAAGAAPAAIAAFPVTEMLFDPELNICTSVAFPARIDAAVAARAVSIARSAAARLGVTGLLAVELFIDQDGEVLLNEVAPRPHNSGHGTIEGVPTSQYGQHLRAGLGLPLGAVEPVIPTVMNNLLGADGAEGTPVITGLAELLAIPGTALHWYGKPQVRPGRKMGHVTVTAGRLEQALERAGQAAELIRIEGE; via the coding sequence ATGAGTGTGAATCAGAATGGATCCACCGGTGCGGGGAACAGCTCGGCGTACCGCCCGGGAAAGACCCTGGGAATAGTTGGCGGCGGGCAGCTGGGGCGGATGCTGCTGCCCGAGGCGCGGCGTCTGGGGCTGCGGGTTGCGGTGTACAGCGGTTCGCCGGATGATCCGGCGGTTGGCGGGGCCGATGTGTTTGTACAGGGCAGCCTGACCGATGCCGATGGTATCGCTGCTTTTGCCCGGGAGTGTGATTACCTGACCATCGAGATCGAGCATGTGTCGCTGGCGGGGCTGCAGCGGGCCGAGGAGGCAGGCTGCCGGGTGTTTCCGCCTTCGAGTGCGCTGGCAACAGTGCAGGACAAGCTGGCGCAGCGACGCTGTTTCGAGGGATTACCGCAGCCGCGCTTTGCCGAGCTGCCGGATTTTCGCCCGGATGATGAGCCGGCCTGGCGTGCCGAGGTCTTGAGCCGGGCGCAGGAGTTCGGGTTCCCGGTGGTACAGAAGACCCGCCGGGGCGGCTACGACGGCCGCGGGGTGGCGGTGCTGCGTTCGCCCGAGGATGTAACCGACACCGACGGGCGGCTGCTGTGCGCCGACAGCTATCTGGAGGATTTTGTTGCGCTGCGGATGGAGCTGGGGGTGCTGGTGGCACGCTCGGCCGCCGGAGCTGGCGCCGGGGTCGCCGGAGCTGGTGGCGACGGAACCGGGGCTGCGATGGAGGCAGCCACAGACGAGGCCGCCGGAGCCGGCGCCGACGGAGCCAGCGCAGCCGGGGCAGCCCCTGCCGCGATCGCGGCCTTCCCGGTTACCGAGATGCTGTTCGATCCGGAGCTGAACATCTGTACCAGTGTGGCCTTTCCGGCCAGGATTGATGCCGCGGTGGCTGCCCGGGCGGTGAGCATTGCCCGATCGGCGGCAGCACGGCTGGGGGTAACCGGTCTGCTGGCGGTGGAATTATTCATTGATCAGGATGGCGAGGTGCTGTTGAACGAGGTGGCACCGCGACCGCATAACTCGGGGCATGGCACCATCGAAGGGGTTCCCACCAGTCAGTACGGGCAGCATCTGCGCGCCGGGCTGGGGCTGCCGCTGGGCGCGGTGGAGCCGGTTATCCCGACGGTTATGAACAATCTGCTGGGGGCAGATGGAGCCGAGGGCACACCGGTTATCACCGGTCTGGCCGAGCTGCTGGCGATCCCCGGCACCGCGCTGCACTGGTACGGCAAGCCGCAGGTGCGGCCGGGGCGCAAGATGGGGCATGTTACCGTGACCGCCGGCAGGCTGGAACAGGCCCTGGAGCGGGCCGGGCAGGCCGCCGAACTGATTCGAATAGAGGGAGAGTAA
- the purE gene encoding 5-(carboxyamino)imidazole ribonucleotide mutase, producing the protein MEIRVGIIMGSDSDLPVMQPAADVLESLGVGFEMTIVSAHRTPQRMYEYAQSAADRGLRVIIAGAGGAAHLPGMVAALTPLPVVGVPVRGSNLEGMDSLLSIVQMPRGVPVATVAINNGVNAGLLAARILGAADAEVQSRIESYQASQEREVMQKVQRMAQGLHPTG; encoded by the coding sequence ATGGAAATTCGGGTAGGGATTATTATGGGCAGTGATTCGGATCTGCCGGTTATGCAGCCGGCTGCCGATGTGCTGGAATCGCTGGGGGTAGGCTTCGAGATGACGATCGTCTCGGCGCATCGCACCCCGCAGCGGATGTATGAGTATGCACAGTCGGCGGCAGATCGCGGGCTGCGGGTGATCATTGCCGGGGCCGGGGGCGCTGCCCATCTGCCGGGCATGGTGGCGGCGCTCACCCCGCTGCCGGTGGTCGGGGTGCCGGTGCGCGGCAGCAACCTGGAAGGGATGGACAGCCTGCTGTCTATCGTGCAGATGCCGCGCGGGGTGCCGGTGGCTACCGTGGCGATAAACAACGGGGTGAACGCCGGGCTGCTGGCAGCGCGAATCCTCGGCGCCGCCGACGCCGAGGTGCAGTCGCGTATCGAGTCCTATCAGGCCTCGCAGGAGCGCGAGGTCATGCAGAAGGTGCAGCGGATGGCCCAGGGGCTGCATCCGACCGGGTAA
- a CDS encoding GNAT family N-acetyltransferase, whose protein sequence is MPYFPKLRGERVYLSPIDIDDAPKYTAWLNDLEIARGLTVASKSIALANERDFLKELSKKHVYGIVDAATDTLIGNCALESIDQLNQSAEIGIVIGEPDYLGRGYGTDAMRTLVRYGFDYLNLHNIYLKVFGFNERAVRCYEKVGFRLIGRQREALLQRGTRWDLIYMDIIPSDLTRSDAAPGPSAAPSA, encoded by the coding sequence ATGCCGTACTTTCCCAAACTGCGCGGCGAGCGGGTGTACCTCTCACCCATCGATATCGATGACGCCCCGAAATACACCGCCTGGCTGAACGATCTGGAGATCGCGCGCGGGCTGACCGTGGCCAGCAAGTCGATCGCTCTTGCCAATGAGCGGGATTTTCTGAAGGAACTTTCAAAAAAGCATGTCTACGGGATTGTGGATGCCGCCACCGACACCCTGATCGGCAACTGCGCGCTGGAGAGCATCGACCAGCTGAACCAGAGTGCGGAGATCGGGATCGTGATCGGCGAACCGGACTACCTCGGACGCGGCTACGGCACCGATGCCATGCGCACCCTGGTGCGCTACGGGTTCGACTACCTGAACCTGCATAATATCTATCTGAAGGTCTTCGGATTCAACGAGCGGGCGGTGCGCTGCTACGAGAAGGTCGGCTTCCGGCTGATCGGTCGCCAGCGCGAGGCGCTGCTGCAGCGCGGCACCCGCTGGGACCTGATCTACATGGATATCATCCCGTCGGATCTTACCCGGTCGGATGCAGCCCCTGGGCCATCCGCTGCACCTTCTGCATGA
- a CDS encoding SIMPL domain-containing protein, with protein sequence MNRTLLPIMVIAALVLTAPAVFARGSAEAGSPPSISVAGEGAVTLSPDIASLQVAVETEHPQAQNAVQDNANRMQALFQSLELLNITRDSIQTTGYQVSVQRPQQRTSPQGDDQPQEPYYRVTNTVRITLEDTDLVGAVIDTVFSAGATHVRNVQFGVSSTAEAELEALELAMQHARDKARRIAEAQGAELGPALWINEEYGGGMPRQQADMMLYARAESTPIAAGDYTVSARVQVTFELR encoded by the coding sequence ATGAACAGAACACTACTTCCAATCATGGTGATCGCCGCCCTGGTCCTGACCGCCCCGGCAGTTTTTGCCCGCGGCAGTGCCGAGGCCGGCTCGCCCCCGAGTATCTCGGTTGCCGGCGAGGGTGCAGTAACCCTGAGCCCGGACATTGCCTCGCTGCAGGTAGCGGTAGAGACCGAACACCCCCAGGCCCAGAACGCCGTACAGGACAACGCCAACCGGATGCAGGCCCTGTTCCAGAGCCTGGAGCTGCTGAACATCACCCGGGACAGTATCCAGACCACCGGCTATCAGGTCTCGGTGCAGCGCCCGCAGCAGCGCACCTCCCCCCAAGGCGATGATCAGCCACAGGAACCCTATTACCGGGTTACCAACACCGTGCGCATTACCCTGGAGGACACCGACCTGGTCGGTGCGGTAATCGATACCGTGTTCTCGGCCGGGGCAACCCATGTCCGCAACGTCCAGTTCGGGGTCTCCTCTACCGCCGAGGCCGAGCTGGAGGCCCTGGAACTCGCGATGCAGCACGCCCGCGACAAGGCCAGGCGTATCGCCGAGGCGCAGGGCGCCGAGCTTGGCCCGGCATTATGGATCAACGAGGAATATGGCGGCGGGATGCCCAGGCAGCAGGCCGACATGATGCTGTACGCCCGTGCCGAGTCCACCCCGATAGCTGCCGGTGACTACACGGTTTCAGCCCGGGTCCAGGTGACCTTCGAACTGCGCTGA
- the gcvP gene encoding aminomethyl-transferring glycine dehydrogenase, whose product MDLRTTPLDAEHRALGAKMAGFAGWQMPLHYPAGAIEEHRLVRHSAGLFDISHMGRIEVHGHQAVDALSHLLTADIRRLAPFEACYALLCGPDGGILDDVFVYRLADRCLVVVNAANCSRDLAHMREHSAGFAAAFRDITSSTAMLALQGPSALAAIEPLLGRSVDWPRLYLHEGVLHDAPVLLCRTGYTGEDGLELICPADTAVALWRDLLEAADTAGIQAGPAGLAARDSLRFEPGFPLYGNELTPHITPVEARLMWACRMDHEFIGREAIIERKASPAIRLVSFVMEQPGVPRHGCEVYSPDGQRIGWVTSGLRAPSLNAFAGNAYVETAWAGRDQELLIEIRGSRKLARTARRPLYRPSYRASRLPAQPEYGELVQRHIGPTAAQRDAMLKAIGCPDMPTLIQQTIPDDILHRTALRLPAAAGEQELQAELAAIAGRNIVHHPLIGQGYYGTILPAVIRRNILENPAWYTQYTPYQAEISQGRLEALLNFQTMIIDLTGLEAANASLLDEATAAAEAMLLCRRAMPRSSTADHFFLDAECHPQTLEVVSGRAEAQGIHLVVGNTEQLMELLQHPDRVFGGLFQYPGSTGAARIPREEIQALHDAGALAAVAADPLALTLLPEPAAFGADIAIGSTQRFGQPLGFGGPHAAYIAARDGLLRQIPGRLVGVSRDRLGNSAIRLALQTREQHIRRDRATSNICTAQVLPAILASMYAVYHGADGLREIATRIRRYTWAVAELLRRRGYQLSSLPGFDTITITGLQPEECRGLMMRAEHLGYLLRRSGPRQLSLSLDETVAEHDIVRLLQAFPVCTPDGRVSEHLFSITCAELEQLLDACPELPAELQRRSSFLQAEAFIRGRSETEIQRYMARLQQRDLSLTHSMIPLGSCTMKLNPAIAMEAITLPGFANLHPFAPAGHARGYRDLIAALSDYLARITGLPGVTMQPNSGAQGEYAGLMIIRAYHRSRGDQERTICLVPDSAHGTNPASAVMAGYRVVTLPSAANGSIDLAALDQQLQQHADSVGAIMITYPSTHGVFDENIRAVTRKVHDAGGQVYLDGANLNAMVGLSSPAAVGADVCHLNLHKTFAIPHGGGGPGMGPVCTAAHLIPFLPPQGYYDTAAAIPDGDPPPAPPVSAAPFGSPGILPITYAYIRMMGPAGLRLASETAVLNANYIAARLQEHYPISYRNARGRVAHECILDLRQLQKHSGITVEDVAKRLIDYGFHAPTMSWPEPGTLMIEPTESESLPELDRFCAAMIAIRQEIQAVTDGAVDRDNNLLRNAPHTLAELTAADWPHPYSREQAAFPLDWVREHKFWPAVARVDNVFGDRHPVCACPM is encoded by the coding sequence ATGGATCTGAGAACAACCCCGCTGGATGCAGAACACCGTGCCCTCGGTGCCAAAATGGCCGGGTTCGCTGGCTGGCAGATGCCGCTGCACTACCCCGCCGGAGCCATTGAGGAACACCGGCTGGTGCGCCACTCAGCCGGGCTGTTTGACATCTCTCATATGGGGCGCATCGAGGTACACGGGCATCAGGCCGTGGATGCCCTGTCGCACCTGCTGACGGCTGACATCCGACGGCTGGCCCCGTTCGAGGCCTGCTATGCACTGCTGTGCGGCCCCGACGGCGGGATTCTGGATGATGTGTTTGTCTACCGACTGGCCGACCGCTGCCTGGTAGTGGTAAATGCCGCCAACTGCTCGCGGGACCTGGCGCATATGCGGGAGCACTCGGCCGGCTTTGCGGCAGCATTCCGGGACATTACCAGCTCAACCGCCATGCTGGCGCTGCAGGGGCCGTCTGCCCTGGCAGCAATCGAGCCGCTGCTCGGCCGCAGTGTCGACTGGCCCCGGCTGTATCTGCATGAGGGGGTGCTGCACGACGCCCCGGTGCTGCTGTGCCGTACCGGCTACACCGGCGAGGACGGGCTGGAGCTGATCTGCCCGGCCGATACCGCGGTGGCGCTGTGGCGCGATCTGCTGGAGGCTGCCGATACCGCCGGTATCCAGGCCGGTCCGGCCGGGCTGGCCGCCCGCGACAGCCTGCGCTTTGAACCCGGATTCCCCCTGTACGGCAATGAGCTCACCCCGCACATTACCCCGGTAGAGGCACGCCTGATGTGGGCCTGCCGCATGGACCACGAGTTTATCGGCCGCGAAGCGATCATTGAGCGCAAGGCCAGCCCGGCAATCCGCCTGGTCAGTTTTGTGATGGAACAACCGGGGGTACCGCGGCATGGCTGCGAGGTCTACAGCCCGGACGGGCAGCGCATCGGCTGGGTTACCAGCGGTCTGCGGGCACCGAGCCTGAACGCCTTTGCCGGGAACGCTTATGTAGAAACAGCCTGGGCGGGCAGGGATCAGGAGCTGCTGATCGAGATCCGCGGCAGCCGCAAGCTGGCACGCACTGCCCGCCGCCCGCTGTACCGCCCCAGTTACCGCGCCTCTCGTCTCCCGGCGCAGCCGGAATACGGCGAGCTGGTGCAGCGCCATATCGGCCCCACCGCAGCGCAGCGCGATGCCATGCTGAAAGCCATCGGCTGCCCGGATATGCCCACCCTGATCCAGCAGACCATCCCGGATGACATCCTGCACCGCACAGCCCTGCGCCTGCCGGCTGCCGCTGGCGAGCAGGAACTGCAGGCCGAGCTGGCCGCGATTGCCGGGCGCAACATAGTCCATCATCCGCTGATTGGTCAGGGCTACTACGGCACGATCCTGCCGGCGGTTATTCGCCGGAACATCCTGGAGAACCCTGCCTGGTATACCCAGTACACCCCGTATCAGGCCGAGATATCACAGGGCCGACTGGAGGCGCTGCTGAACTTCCAGACCATGATCATCGATCTGACCGGACTGGAGGCCGCCAATGCCTCGCTGCTGGATGAGGCGACGGCCGCTGCAGAGGCGATGCTGCTGTGTCGGCGTGCCATGCCCCGCTCCAGCACCGCTGATCATTTCTTTCTGGATGCCGAGTGCCATCCCCAGACCCTGGAGGTTGTCAGCGGGCGTGCCGAGGCCCAGGGGATTCACCTGGTGGTAGGCAACACCGAACAGCTGATGGAACTGCTGCAGCACCCGGATCGGGTGTTTGGCGGATTGTTCCAGTATCCGGGCAGCACCGGCGCGGCGCGTATCCCCCGCGAGGAGATCCAGGCGCTGCACGACGCCGGCGCACTGGCCGCGGTTGCCGCCGACCCGCTGGCACTGACTTTGCTGCCCGAACCGGCCGCATTCGGGGCCGACATCGCCATCGGCAGCACCCAGCGCTTCGGGCAGCCACTGGGCTTCGGCGGCCCGCACGCGGCCTACATTGCCGCCCGCGACGGGCTGCTGCGGCAGATCCCCGGACGCCTGGTCGGGGTTTCCCGCGATCGCCTGGGCAACAGCGCCATACGTCTGGCGCTGCAGACCCGCGAGCAGCACATCCGCCGCGACCGGGCAACCAGCAATATCTGCACCGCGCAGGTACTCCCGGCGATTCTGGCCTCGATGTATGCGGTGTATCACGGTGCCGATGGGCTGCGGGAGATTGCCACACGCATCCGGCGCTACACCTGGGCGGTGGCCGAGCTGCTGCGCCGGCGGGGTTACCAGCTGTCCAGCCTCCCCGGATTCGACACCATCACCATTACCGGACTCCAGCCCGAGGAGTGTCGAGGCCTGATGATGCGCGCCGAACACCTGGGCTATCTGCTGCGGCGCAGCGGTCCCCGGCAACTGTCCCTCAGCCTGGACGAGACAGTGGCTGAACATGACATTGTCCGGCTGCTGCAGGCATTTCCGGTCTGCACCCCCGACGGCCGGGTGAGCGAGCATCTGTTCAGCATTACCTGCGCCGAACTGGAACAACTGCTGGATGCCTGCCCCGAGCTGCCAGCTGAGCTGCAGCGGCGCAGCAGTTTCCTGCAAGCCGAGGCCTTTATCCGGGGACGCAGCGAAACCGAGATTCAGCGCTACATGGCACGACTGCAGCAGCGCGATCTCTCGCTGACCCATTCAATGATCCCCCTGGGTTCCTGCACCATGAAGCTCAACCCCGCCATCGCGATGGAGGCCATCACCCTGCCCGGATTCGCCAACCTGCATCCCTTTGCACCGGCAGGCCACGCCCGCGGCTACCGGGATCTTATCGCCGCACTCTCGGACTATCTTGCCCGGATTACCGGTCTGCCCGGTGTTACCATGCAGCCCAACAGCGGCGCCCAGGGCGAGTACGCCGGACTGATGATCATTCGAGCCTATCATCGCAGCCGGGGCGATCAGGAGCGCACCATCTGCCTGGTGCCCGACAGTGCCCACGGAACCAACCCGGCCAGCGCGGTCATGGCCGGCTACCGCGTGGTAACCCTGCCCTCGGCAGCAAACGGCAGCATCGATCTGGCCGCCCTGGATCAGCAGCTGCAGCAGCATGCCGACAGTGTCGGCGCTATCATGATCACCTACCCCTCCACCCACGGGGTGTTTGACGAGAACATTCGCGCGGTAACCCGCAAGGTGCACGACGCCGGCGGCCAGGTCTACCTGGACGGAGCCAACCTGAACGCCATGGTCGGGCTCAGCTCTCCAGCCGCGGTCGGCGCCGATGTCTGCCACCTGAATCTGCACAAGACCTTCGCCATCCCGCATGGCGGGGGCGGGCCCGGCATGGGGCCGGTGTGCACCGCTGCCCATCTGATACCCTTCCTGCCGCCGCAGGGCTACTACGACACCGCCGCCGCGATCCCGGACGGCGATCCGCCACCGGCGCCCCCGGTATCGGCGGCACCCTTCGGCAGCCCCGGAATTCTCCCTATTACCTACGCCTATATCCGCATGATGGGGCCGGCCGGGCTGCGCCTGGCGTCCGAGACAGCGGTACTGAATGCCAATTACATTGCCGCCCGCCTGCAGGAACACTATCCGATCTCGTACCGGAATGCCCGGGGACGGGTTGCCCATGAATGTATCCTGGATCTGCGCCAGCTGCAGAAGCACAGCGGGATTACCGTAGAGGACGTTGCCAAACGGCTGATTGATTACGGTTTTCACGCCCCGACCATGTCCTGGCCGGAGCCCGGCACCCTGATGATCGAACCGACCGAGAGCGAGTCGCTGCCGGAACTCGACCGGTTCTGCGCGGCCATGATCGCTATCCGCCAGGAGATCCAGGCGGTTACAGACGGCGCTGTTGACCGTGACAACAACCTGCTCAGGAACGCACCGCACACCCTGGCGGAGCTGACCGCTGCCGACTGGCCGCACCCCTACAGTCGCGAGCAGGCAGCATTCCCGCTGGACTGGGTACGGGAGCACAAGTTCTGGCCGGCGGTCGCCCGGGTGGACAATGTGTTCGGGGATCGACACCCGGTCTGTGCCTGCCCGATGTAG
- a CDS encoding 6-phosphofructokinase, whose product MKLAINTGGGDAPGLNAVIRAVVSAAQQRGWECWGIREGYNGILEPQNFVDGGVVRLTRESVSGITHLGGTILGTTNKGNPLEYPVAAADGSLQTVDRCDEIIDYLKNQGFDALIAIGGDGSLSVAHEIGERGGINVIGVPKTIDNDLKHTIATFGFDTAVTFATECIDRLHSTAESHRRIMVVEVMGRYAGWIALESGVAGGADAVLIPEIPYDISRVAEKMRSRVDRGAAFSIVVVAEGARPRDGQRAVKGTEIGRAERLGGIGDQVAAQLQELTGQEARCVVLGHLLRGGTPSARDRLLSLRFGAAAVRALEEGQRHVMVSLHPPYVKYVPLTDVAHAMKLVPTDSDTVATARDMGISLGD is encoded by the coding sequence ATGAAACTGGCAATCAATACCGGCGGGGGAGATGCCCCGGGGCTGAACGCCGTTATCCGGGCAGTGGTGTCGGCGGCCCAGCAGCGCGGCTGGGAATGCTGGGGCATCCGCGAGGGGTACAATGGTATACTGGAACCGCAGAATTTTGTCGATGGCGGCGTTGTCAGGCTGACCCGGGAATCGGTCAGCGGGATTACCCATCTGGGTGGTACGATTCTGGGAACCACCAACAAAGGCAATCCGCTGGAGTACCCGGTAGCAGCAGCCGATGGCAGTCTGCAGACCGTTGACCGCTGTGACGAGATCATCGACTATCTGAAGAATCAAGGCTTCGACGCCCTGATAGCCATCGGCGGTGACGGCTCGCTGTCGGTTGCCCATGAAATCGGCGAGCGCGGCGGGATCAATGTAATCGGCGTACCCAAAACCATCGACAACGACCTGAAGCACACCATAGCAACCTTTGGCTTTGACACAGCGGTCACCTTTGCGACCGAGTGCATCGACCGGCTGCACAGTACCGCCGAGTCGCACCGGCGGATTATGGTGGTTGAGGTGATGGGACGCTACGCCGGCTGGATCGCTCTGGAGTCCGGTGTTGCCGGCGGGGCGGATGCCGTGCTCATCCCCGAGATTCCCTATGATATATCCAGAGTTGCCGAGAAGATGCGCAGCCGGGTTGACCGGGGGGCTGCGTTTTCCATTGTAGTGGTGGCCGAGGGTGCGCGCCCCCGGGATGGACAGCGTGCAGTAAAAGGAACGGAGATCGGCCGCGCCGAGCGACTGGGCGGGATCGGCGACCAGGTCGCTGCTCAGCTGCAGGAACTGACCGGGCAGGAGGCTCGCTGCGTGGTCCTGGGGCATTTGCTGCGCGGCGGCACCCCCAGTGCCCGCGACCGCCTGCTCTCGCTGCGATTTGGCGCAGCAGCGGTTCGCGCCCTGGAGGAGGGCCAGCGTCACGTAATGGTGAGTCTGCATCCACCCTACGTCAAGTATGTACCGTTGACAGACGTAGCCCATGCCATGAAGCTGGTGCCAACAGACAGCGACACCGTCGCTACCGCTCGCGATATGGGAATCAGTTTGGGAGATTGA